GTTCGCGGCGCGGTGGGGGTGTCCGACCGGGGCCACACCGCGATTTCCCAAATGACGCCCGATGCCGTCGACTGGGACACGCTGTTCGGCCGCCTTGGGACGCGCTGGTTCCACACCGGCGGCATCTATTGCGGCCTGTCCGAACAGTCCTCCCGGACCGCCCTCGCGGCCGTCAAGGCCGCCAAGGAGCACGGCGCGACCGTCTCATACGACCTGAATTACCGTCCCAGCCTGTGGCGTGGGAACGGCGGCCAGGCCCGCGCCCGCGCGGTCAACCGGGAAATCGCGCCCTACGTGGACGTGATGCTGGGCAACGAGGAGGACTTCACGGCGGCGCTCGGCTTCGAGGTGGCCGGGGTGGACGCCAACCTCACGCAATTGCCCACCGAGTCTTATGCGGCCATGATCAGCGAAGTCGCCCAGGCGTACCCGAACCTGCGGGTGATCGCGACCACTTTGCGGACCGTCCGGTCCGCCTCCGTCAACGATTGGGGAGCGCTGGCCTGGTCCCCGGAAGAGGGCCTGTGCCAGGCCGCGACCCGCGAGGGCCTGTTCATCCTGGACCGGGTGGGCGGCGGCGACTCCTTCGCCTCCGGGTTGATTTACGGCCTGCTGACGGACGCCGGCCTGGCCGCGGCGGTGAACTACGGCGCCGCTCATGGGGCTCTGGCCATGACGACCCCCGGCGACACGTCCATGGCCACCAAGAGCGAGGTCCTCAAGCTGGCGGGAGGCGGCAGCGCCCGCATCGACCGGTGAGCTCCGTCCGCCTGCCCACTTGGTCGCGCTCGTCGTCCGCCAACTCCAACAAGGCCTTCGGCCTGCCCGTCCTCGCCACACCCCATCGCGCCGGGCTTACAGCGCGAACTCAAGGCGGGAACAGTAGGGGCGTCTGACGGTCGTGGCCGGATCGACTGGCGTCCAGGAAACCCTCAGCTAATTGCAAGGATTCCCCCAGACTAGCCTGCCAGACTCCTTCTCGGTCAACTGATCGGAAGGACTCATCCAGATGCTCGCAAGAATCAGGCGACGGGCCGCGACCAGGACTCGCCCGGGCCCAGACGGAACCGGCCCGGACGCTGCCGCCGAGCCTCCAGCACAAGGCGACGGCCGGCCGCCGGACCGCCGGCGGCGGAGAAGGCGCTGGCCTTGGTTGGTGGCCGGGGTCGGCGCCTTGGCGGCGGGTGTCGCAACCTACTGGGTGGTCTGGGGCAGCCCCGAGGCGGAGGCCGACCAAGTCATCACCCAGACGGCCACAGCCAGCCTGCAAACCCTTGACAAGTCCGTCTCCGCCACCGGGACCATCACCCAGGCGGTCAACGAGACGGTCTCCTTCGAGGCCAGCGGAACGGTTCTGAGCGTCGAGGTGGCCGAAGGCGACATGGTCGAAGAGGGGCAGACGCTCGCCACGATCGACACCTTGCGGCTGGAGGCCGCCCGCCTCGAAGCCGAAGCCGCCTTGGCCCAGGCCGAGGCTTCGCTGTCCCAGGCGGAGGCGGCCGACGACGGCTCCACGGCATCGGACGCCAAGATCGCAGCCGCCGAAGCGCAGGTCGACGTCGCCGAATCGAACCTCGCGACGGCCGAATCCAACATGGCCGACGCGGTCCTGGTCGCGCCGGCCGCCGGGCAGGTCACCTCTGTGGCCGTGGCAGTCGGCGACTTCGTCGGGTCGGCGACCGGATCGGGAACATCAAGCGGCGCCGGCGGGGCCATGGCGGGCGCCGGTCAGACGGCCTCTGGCTCGACCGGCGCGGCCTTCACCATTGTGGGGACCGAGTCTTGGTCGATCGACCTGACCGTCTCGGACTCCGACCTGGCGCTGTTGGAGATCGGCGGCCAGGCCGAGATCACGGTGAACGGGATTTCCGAGAACATCTTCGGTGTCATCGCCTCGCTCGGGCGGGTCGCTTCGACATCCGGCGGCAGCGCCGCCTTCCCGGTGGTCGTCCAAATCACCGGCAACCCGGAGGGCCTGTTGGACGGGTTGAGCGCGACCGTGGCGCTGATCTACGAACGGCGCACCGATGTGCTGACGGTGCCGCTCAGCGCCATCCAGACCGAGGATGGCGTCTCCTACGTGGACAAACTGGTCGACTCGGTCGCCACCCGGACCGAGGTCACCCTGGGCGAAACCTCCGGCTCGTTGGTGGAGATCACGCAAGGTCTGGACGAGGGCGACCAGGTGCAGATCATGGTGACGGTTTCGAGCGGGGGGTCGGAATCCGGCGACGGCGACGGCCAAGAGTTCCAGATCGGGCCTGGCGGGACCGGCGGCGAGTGGTCTTTCGACCAAATGCCCGGCGGGGGGCAGTTCCAGATGCCGGACGGCGGACAGATGCGGCAGCCAGGCGGCATGGGCGGCGGAGGCGGCATGGGCGGCGGGGGGTTCCCCAATGGCTGACACGGTGGTCATTCGCCTGGAGGGCGTTCGCAAGGTCTACACCAGCGGGGACATCGAGTTCGAGGCCCTCAGGGGGGTCACCCTGAGCATAGACGAGGGCGAATATGTGGCCGTGGTCGGCCCGTCCGGATCAGGCAAATCGACCCTGATGAACATTCTCGGCTGCCTCGACGTGGCCACCGAGGGCCGTTACCAGATCGCAGGCGAGGACGTGGGCCAGATGGACGAGGCCGACCTGGCGGAGGTCCGCGGCCGCCGCATCGGCTTCGTCTTCCAGCAGTTCAATCTGCTGCCCGCGATGTCGGCCTGGCGCAATGTCGAACTGCCCCTGTCCTACGCCGGGGTGGGCCCGGCCGAGCGCAAACGCCGGGCCGTGGCGGCGCTGGAGAGAGTCGGCCTGGGCGACAAGATCGACAACCGGCCGGGCCAGCTCTCAGGCGGCCAGCAACAGCGGGTCGCCATCGCCCGCGCGCTGGTCAGCCAGCCGACGCTGCTGCTGGCGGACGAGCCGACTGGCAATCTCGACTCGGCTTCGGCGCGGGAAATCCTCGACGTCTTCGACCAGGTGCATCGAGACGGGCGGACAGTTGTGCTAATCACCCATGATTGGGACGTGGCCCGGCGCACCGACCGGTCAATCGAGGTGCGCGACGGCATGATCATGGAACGCGGCGAACCTTCGCCGGCAGGGGTTGATGGGCCATGAGTTGGGGCGAGACGATTCGGACCGGTCTGGCCGCCATCCGCTCGCACGCCATGCGTTCGATGCTGACGATTCTGGGCATCCTGATCGGCATAGCGGCCGTGATCTTGACCGTGGGGCTGGGTTTGGGCACCCAGAAGGACGTTTCCGAGTCGATTTCCTCGCTCGGCTCGAACCTGCTGATCATACGGCCCGGGTCGTCGACCAGTTTGGAGGGCGTCCGCGGCGGTTTCGGGTCCTCCAGCAGCCTGACGATGGACGATGCCGCCGCCCTGCAGTCCGCCACGGCCGCGCCGGACATCGCCGGGGTTGCGCCGGAAGCCTCGACCTCTGTGTCGCTGGAAAACGGCGACACCAACTGGACGACCACCGTCACCGGCACCACCGCGTCCTGGCCGTCCGTCCGCTCACGCTCGCTCCTCCAGGGCGAGTTCTTCTCCGAGGCCGACGCCGCCGCCGGGGCCAGCGTCATAGTGTTGGGCGCCGAGACCGCCCAGGAACTGTTCGGCACCACTTGGGCGACCGGCCGCTCGGTGACCATCGATTCGTCCACCTACGAGGTGGTCGGCGTGCTGGCGGAACAGGGCTCGTCCGACGAGACCAACCTTGACGACCTGGCGGTGGTCCCGATGAAGACCTATTCCGCGCAGATCTCGACCTCGACCACAACGACGGCGGTCCAGACGCTCTACGTCCAGGCCGCCACCGCGGACACTCTCTCGGCCGCCTACCAGGAGGCTGAGACACTGCTGTTGAACCTGCACGGGATCACCGATTCGGCATCGGCGGACTTCTCCATCTCATCGCAAGACGCGCTGGTCTCCACGGCCACCGCCGTTTACCGCACTTTGACCGTCTTGTTGGTGGGCATCGCGGCGATCGCCTTGCTGGTCGGCGGGATTGGGGTG
This portion of the Bifidobacteriaceae bacterium genome encodes:
- a CDS encoding ABC transporter ATP-binding protein → MADTVVIRLEGVRKVYTSGDIEFEALRGVTLSIDEGEYVAVVGPSGSGKSTLMNILGCLDVATEGRYQIAGEDVGQMDEADLAEVRGRRIGFVFQQFNLLPAMSAWRNVELPLSYAGVGPAERKRRAVAALERVGLGDKIDNRPGQLSGGQQQRVAIARALVSQPTLLLADEPTGNLDSASAREILDVFDQVHRDGRTVVLITHDWDVARRTDRSIEVRDGMIMERGEPSPAGVDGP
- a CDS encoding ABC transporter permease translates to MSWGETIRTGLAAIRSHAMRSMLTILGILIGIAAVILTVGLGLGTQKDVSESISSLGSNLLIIRPGSSTSLEGVRGGFGSSSSLTMDDAAALQSATAAPDIAGVAPEASTSVSLENGDTNWTTTVTGTTASWPSVRSRSLLQGEFFSEADAAAGASVIVLGAETAQELFGTTWATGRSVTIDSSTYEVVGVLAEQGSSDETNLDDLAVVPMKTYSAQISTSTTTTAVQTLYVQAATADTLSAAYQEAETLLLNLHGITDSASADFSISSQDALVSTATAVYRTLTVLLVGIAAIALLVGGIGVMNIMLVSVTERTREIGLRKALGAKPSAIRRQFLVEATVLGLVGGVLGAGLGITGALTLPSALGSSIVISWPAVFGAVAVAVGIGLVFGVYPATRAAKLAPVDALRAE
- a CDS encoding biotin/lipoyl-binding protein codes for the protein MAGVGALAAGVATYWVVWGSPEAEADQVITQTATASLQTLDKSVSATGTITQAVNETVSFEASGTVLSVEVAEGDMVEEGQTLATIDTLRLEAARLEAEAALAQAEASLSQAEAADDGSTASDAKIAAAEAQVDVAESNLATAESNMADAVLVAPAAGQVTSVAVAVGDFVGSATGSGTSSGAGGAMAGAGQTASGSTGAAFTIVGTESWSIDLTVSDSDLALLEIGGQAEITVNGISENIFGVIASLGRVASTSGGSAAFPVVVQITGNPEGLLDGLSATVALIYERRTDVLTVPLSAIQTEDGVSYVDKLVDSVATRTEVTLGETSGSLVEITQGLDEGDQVQIMVTVSSGGSESGDGDGQEFQIGPGGTGGEWSFDQMPGGGQFQMPDGGQMRQPGGMGGGGGMGGGGFPNG
- a CDS encoding sugar kinase, whose translation is MTASAEPNDRRYDIVALGEVMLRLDPGEGRVHTATSFTVAEGGGEYNVARGLASVFGLRAAVVTALVDNPVGRLIEARIRAGGVDADFVKWVAFDGIGRESRNGLNFTERGFGVRGAVGVSDRGHTAISQMTPDAVDWDTLFGRLGTRWFHTGGIYCGLSEQSSRTALAAVKAAKEHGATVSYDLNYRPSLWRGNGGQARARAVNREIAPYVDVMLGNEEDFTAALGFEVAGVDANLTQLPTESYAAMISEVAQAYPNLRVIATTLRTVRSASVNDWGALAWSPEEGLCQAATREGLFILDRVGGGDSFASGLIYGLLTDAGLAAAVNYGAAHGALAMTTPGDTSMATKSEVLKLAGGGSARIDR